Genomic segment of Panicum virgatum strain AP13 chromosome 2K, P.virgatum_v5, whole genome shotgun sequence:
TGGAGCTAGTAGTGGGAGGCAGCCCTGCCCTACCAACGAGAGGACACAGCTCGGTGGACAGTTAAGAGATATACCTAATAATCGATCAGCTGCTAGCAGCGCACACGGGTGATCCAAGTTATTAGTTTTCAGTTATTTCTAGAAATTTTTTTAGCCTTTCTCGTGCATGATTCACGACAACCTTTGTTGCTCGGAGCATGCAAAAGGTGTGGAGGAAGGGGTCAGAAGGGAATTAAAGGATCGGAGATGGTTCGATCGAGCTGAAAAGCGAAGGGGATAGATCGATCGAGGAGGAAGGAAGCGAGAGAGTACACTGATCACACTCTCTGTACACCTTACAGTCCAGTGGCCTGCAGGCCCTGCACCTACTTGAGAGCGACCTCCCGCCCTCCCGGCCCGGGCTCTCTTTTATATCGCACCTCCTTCGTCCccatcctccctccctctcctagcTCAttgtgtcgtcgtcgtcgtcttcccgGCTTGGGCGTTCAAGCTGGCAGCTCTCGTTTGCTGCGCTGTAGCCCATCGCTTGAGGCCGGGTGGCATGGCGAGGCGGACGAGCGGCCCCAAGAAGAAGCTGAGGAGGGGCCTCTGGTCGCCGGAGGAGGATGAGAAGCTGATGAACCACATTGCCAAGTATGGCCATGGCTGCTGGAGTTCCGTCCCCAAGCTAGCAGGTACTGCAGCACTATGTGCCATTATTCAGACACCTTAGGATCTGTTAATTCGGCTCTCCCTTAAGGCAATGCAGCATGGTTACTATCTATTTCTTTAAGATAGCTTTAGGATTATCATTATTGTAGTATAAGACTGTGCAGCTTAAGGAGAAAGGATCTTACAGCAGCATGCTACTACTTGAATTCCGGCGTCCCAACAAACTTGGAAGTAAAATTGATGGAATTCGTGGTGTTGTCTGCATTAGGCCTTGAGAGGTGTGGGAAGAGCTGCAGGCTGAGGTGGATCAACTACCTCAGGCCGGACCTCAAGAGGGGTGCATTCTCGCAGGAAGAGGAGGACCTCATCATCCATCTCCACTCCATGCTGGGCAACAAGTACGTGCCAGTTTGACTGAACCGAACAGCCATCATCAATCCATGCATTCTGTCAGATTAAGTCTGAATCTTTGCCAATTTTAGCTGATCAAATTGGGGAATCTGTTTGCTTGTCCGTGCGTGAATGACACATACAGGTGGTCTCAGATTGCAGCGCAGCTGCCGGGGCGGACGGACAACGAGGTCAAGAACTTCTGGAACTCGTACATCAAGAAGAAGCTCTGCCAGCGCGGCATCGACCCGGCCACCCACAAGCCGCTGCCCGAGGCCAGCAGCGgccgcgggggcgccgccgcagctgccagCCGCGCGCGAACGGCGGTGTTCAGCGACGCCGAGCTCATCATGTCGTCGTCGGCGGAGGGCAAgcacatgccgccgccgccagtgaCGGCGGCGGAGAGCTACGTGTACAGCCGCAGCATcagcgccgacggcggcgcgagcgacGGCTCCCTGCAGTCGTTGTCGGGGTACCACCAGACTGGGGACTTGGCGGCGGCCTACCTGCAGGATCCCGCGGACGCGCTGCCGCCGTGCGGCCCCTCCGGTGTCCCGGCGGTCGTTCTGCCGTCGGCGTCGAGCTCCAGCACGCTGAACTCGATGGGTGGCCTAAGCCccgcggccaccaccaccacgggaACCGACGAACAGTGCAACAACAACAGTAGCAGCGGCGGCAACGGGTCGTTCGAGCTGTCGACGCAGCAGAGCTGCAGCGCCAGCCACCTGCCGTGGCTGGAGCTGGGCACGAGCGGCTacgcgaacggcggcggcgccgccgtggaccacTACGGCGCGGCGCTGGACGAGCTCAAGTGGTCCGACTACGTGTTCgacggctacggcggcggcgggcagtaCCAGCACGGACAGTGCATCTACGGCGACGACAGCAAGGACGCCGTGCAGTTCGTCGACGCCAGCGGGCTCGCCGGCAGCAGTTGGTGCTTGAATTGATCTCGAGCCAACGCACTCGGCGGCGAGCAATTAATCGATCGACCCCGCCCGACCAATCAAACCCAACACTTGTACGCGTGCGTGCCTACGATTGCTGATAGCTAATGTTTGGTGAGCTTCTGGTTTGTAAATTTCTTCCTCTTTTGGATTACCGGGCTTGCGTTGCGTGTTAATTTTCCGGTGCAATCGGCATGTAAAAATCATATGGTGATGGTGTGCATTATTGCTGGTGACGAGACAAAGAATTATATAgagatatacatatataaatatatataaatgaGAGGTGTTTAATTAAATTATGTGGTTAGTTTAATAAAAAGATTGGTGACTGGTCAGTAATCTCTCTGCTTCAACCTTGGCTTTATCATGGGGTCCTCCATTTTTTTTTCGTGACGGTGTAGGCGCTGGTCCCAGCGTTGCCCGTGCTTCAATTTGGTTCTCATTGAGTTGTATTGAAATCAGTTTTTTTCTCCTGCACAACTTTTGTCGTGTAGCTAATGCGATGCAAAaattatctattatcttattatttggccaacaaacaaatcctccacgttcgctctcaagaccTAGAAATTTCCATATTAATCGgcgaaaaataaaaaaataaaattacccatcattgccattacgataaaaattagcctacaATAcacctgtgcctaattaaaaatcacccacca
This window contains:
- the LOC120694610 gene encoding transcription factor MYB4-like, with translation MARRTSGPKKKLRRGLWSPEEDEKLMNHIAKYGHGCWSSVPKLAGLERCGKSCRLRWINYLRPDLKRGAFSQEEEDLIIHLHSMLGNKWSQIAAQLPGRTDNEVKNFWNSYIKKKLCQRGIDPATHKPLPEASSGRGGAAAAASRARTAVFSDAELIMSSSAEGKHMPPPPVTAAESYVYSRSISADGGASDGSLQSLSGYHQTGDLAAAYLQDPADALPPCGPSGVPAVVLPSASSSSTLNSMGGLSPAATTTTGTDEQCNNNSSSGGNGSFELSTQQSCSASHLPWLELGTSGYANGGGAAVDHYGAALDELKWSDYVFDGYGGGGQYQHGQCIYGDDSKDAVQFVDASGLAGSSWCLN